The Candidatus Dormiibacterota bacterium genome includes the window CGAGCCGTCCCGCCGGGGCCCGCTCGGCCGTCTGCTCGGCGGCTCCGAGCCGGCCGCGCCGGTGCTGGTCGACTGGCTCCTCGAGGCGGGGGAGGAGATCGACCTGGCCGGCGGCATCACCGTGGTGGGCAGCTGGGGCCACGCCGCCGGGCACCTCTCCTTCCACCTCCACGGGCCCGACGCCCTCTGCCTCGGCGACGCCGCGTCGGTGGGCGGCGACGGCATCGGGCCGCCCCCGCTGCGGCCCTGCGCCGACCTGGTCGCCGCCGCGGTGAGCCTGCGGCGGCTCCGCGCCATCGGCGCCCGGGTCCTCGCCCCCGGCCACGGCCGTCCCTCGGTGGACGGCCGGCTGCCCGCGCGCCGCCCCCGCTGACCGGCCGGACGCGGCCGTCTGGATACACTGCGCCGGTGAGCGAAGCCCAGAGCCAGGCGATGCGGCGCATCCGCAACTTCTCGATCATCGCCCACATCGACCACGGCAAGTCGACGCTCGCCGACCGGCTGCTCGAGTTCACCGACACGGTCGCGATGCGGGACATGCAGGACCAGCTGCTCGACACCCTCGACCTCGAGCGCGAGCGGGGCATCACCATCAAGGCGCAGGCGGTGCGGCTGCAGTACACCGCCTCCGACGGTGAGACCTACGAGCTCAACCTCATCGACACCCCGGGCCACGTCGACTTCGCCTACGAGGTGTCGCGCTCGCTGGCGGCGTGCGACGGCGCCATCCTCGTCGTCGACGCCGCCCAGGGCATTGAGGCGCAGACCCTCGCCAACGTGTACCAGGCGCTGGAGAACGACCTCGCGATCGTCCCTGTGATCAACAAGATCGACCTCCCCGCCGCCGATCCGGAGCTGGTGCGCAAGGAGATCGAGGAGGTGATCGGCCTGCCCGGCGAGGACTGCATCCTCGCCAGCGCGCGCGAGGGCATCGGCACCCGCGACATCCTCGAGGCGGTGGTGCAGCGGGTGCCGCCGCCCCGAGGCGATCCCGACGCTCCGCTGAAGGCGCTCATCTTCGACAGCAAGTACGACATCTACCGCGGCGTCGTCGTCTACGTGCGCATCGTCGACGGTTCGATCCGCCCGGGGATGCGGATGCGGATGATGCACAGCGGGAAGGACTTCGTCGTCGACGAGGTCGGCGTGTTCCGGCCGATGATGACCCCAATCGGCGAGCTCGCCTCCGGCGAGGTGGGCTACGTGATCGCGTCCATCAAGAACGTCGGCGACAGCCGCGTCGGCGACACCATCACCGACGCCGAGCGGCCCACCGAGGCGCCGCTGCCCGGTTACCGCCAGGCCACCCCGATGGTCTTCGCCGGCCTCTTCCCCATCGACAGCGAGGACGTCCAGGACCTGAAGGAGGCGCTCGGCAAGCTCCAGCTCAACGACGCCTCGCTGGTCTGGGAGCCGGAGTCCTCGGCGGCGCTGGGCTTCGGCTTCCGCTGCGGCTTCCTCGGGCTGCTCCACATGGAGATCGTCCAGGAGCGGCTGGAGCGCGAGTCGGGGCTGTCGCTGATCGCCACCGCTCCCACCGTCGAGTACCGGGTGCGGCTGCGCAACGGCGACGTCATCGCCGTCGACAACCCCGAGATGCTCCCCGACCCCACCCACATCGAGGCCATCGAGGAGCCGCGCACCAAGGCCACGGTGATGGTGCCCAAGACCT containing:
- a CDS encoding MBL fold metallo-hydrolase; translated protein: MEVVPGFHVGERTRGGRVYLLADAAGCVLVDTGAADGTLGAGQLLEAAGRRASEVRLILLTHAHPGHAGNAAELRRLTGAPLAASDAAARALAHPEPSRRGPLGRLLGGSEPAAPVLVDWLLEAGEEIDLAGGITVVGSWGHAAGHLSFHLHGPDALCLGDAASVGGDGIGPPPLRPCADLVAAAVSLRRLRAIGARVLAPGHGRPSVDGRLPARRPR
- the lepA gene encoding translation elongation factor 4, which gives rise to MRRIRNFSIIAHIDHGKSTLADRLLEFTDTVAMRDMQDQLLDTLDLERERGITIKAQAVRLQYTASDGETYELNLIDTPGHVDFAYEVSRSLAACDGAILVVDAAQGIEAQTLANVYQALENDLAIVPVINKIDLPAADPELVRKEIEEVIGLPGEDCILASAREGIGTRDILEAVVQRVPPPRGDPDAPLKALIFDSKYDIYRGVVVYVRIVDGSIRPGMRMRMMHSGKDFVVDEVGVFRPMMTPIGELASGEVGYVIASIKNVGDSRVGDTITDAERPTEAPLPGYRQATPMVFAGLFPIDSEDVQDLKEALGKLQLNDASLVWEPESSAALGFGFRCGFLGLLHMEIVQERLERESGLSLIATAPTVEYRVRLRNGDVIAVDNPEMLPDPTHIEAIEEPRTKATVMVPKTYVGAMMELCQERRGEFLDMQYQAGDRVVLSYDLPLGEIIHDFYDQLKSRSKGYASLDYEMNGFRAEKLVKLDVLVTGQPVDALSMIVHRDKANEQGRRLVERLKKLIPRQLFEVPIQAAIGGKIVARETVSAQRKDVIAKCYGGDITRKRKLLEKQKEGKKRMKRVGNVDIPQEAFMAVLQLDD